One Odocoileus virginianus isolate 20LAN1187 ecotype Illinois chromosome 6, Ovbor_1.2, whole genome shotgun sequence DNA segment encodes these proteins:
- the PRMT5 gene encoding protein arginine N-methyltransferase 5 isoform X1, with protein sequence MAAMAVGGAGGSRVSSGRDLNCVPEIADTLGAVAKQGFDFLCMPVFHPRFKREFTQEPAKSRPGPQTRSDLLLSGRDWNTLIVGKLSPWIRPDSKVEKIRRNSEAAMLQELNFGAYLGLPAFLLPLNQEDNTNLARVLTNHIHTGHHSSMFWMRVPLVAPEDLRDDIIENAPTSHTAEYSGEEKTWMWWHNFRTLCDYSKRIAVALEIGADLPSNHVIDRWLGEPIKAAILPTSIFLTNKKGFPVLSKMHQRLIFRLLKLEVQFIITGTNHHSEKEFCSYLQYLEYLSQNRPPPNAYELFAKGYEDYLQSPLQPLMDNLESQTYEVFEKDPIKYSQYQQAIYKCLLDRVPEEEKDTNIQVLMVLGAGRGPLVNASLRAAKQADRRIKLYAVEKNPNAVVTLENWQFEEWGSQVTVVSSDMREWVAPEKADIIVSELLGSFADNELSPECLDGAQHFLKDDGVSIPGEYTSFLAPISSSKLYNEVRACREKDRDPEAQFEMPYVVRLHNFHQLSAPQPCFTFSHPNRDPMIDNNRYCTLEFPVEVNTVLHGFAGYFETVLYQDITLSIRPETHSPGMFSWFPILFPIKQPITVREGQTICVRFWRCSNSKKVWYEWAVTAPVCSAIHNPTGRSYTIGL encoded by the exons ATGGCGGCGATGGCGGTCGGTGGTGCCGGTGGAAGCCGCGTGTCCAGCGGGAGGGACCTGAATTGCGTCCCCGAAATAGCTGACACACTGGGGGCTGTGGCCAAGCAGGG GTTTGATTTCCTCTGCATGCCTGTGTTCCATCCGCGTTTCAAGAGGGAATTCACTCAGGAACCTGCTAAGAGTCGGCCGGGCCCCCAGACACGATCAGACCTACTGCTGTCAGGAAGGG ACTGGAATACACTAATTGTGGGAAAGCTTTCTCCATGGATTCGTCCAGACTCAAAAGTGGAGAAGATACGCAGGAACTCTGAGGCG GCTATGTTACAGGAGCTGAATTTTGGGGCATATTTGGGTCTTCCAGCTTTCTTGCTGCCCCTAAATCAGGAAGATAACACAAACTTGGCAAGAGTTTTGACCAATCACATCCACACTGGCCACCACTCCTCCATG TTCTGGATGCGGGTGCCATTGGTGGCACCAGAGGACCTGAGAGATGATATAATTGAGAACGCACCGACTTCACACACAGCGGAGTACAGTGGAGAGGAGAAGACATGGATGTG GTGGCACAACTTCCGGACCTTGTGTGATTATAGCAAGAGGATTGCAGTGG CTCTTGAAATTGGTGCTGACCTCCCATCTAATCATGTCATTGATCGTTGGCTTGGGGAGCCCATCAAAGCAGCCATTCTCCCCACCAGCATTTTCCTGACCAATAAGAAGGGATTTCCTGTTCTTTCTAAGATGCACCAGAGGCTGATCTTCCGACTTCTCAAG TTGGAGGTACAGTTCATCATCACAGGCACCAACCACCACTCAGAGAAGGAGTTCTGCTCCTACCTCCAATACTTGGAATACCTGAGCCAGAACCGACCTCCACCCAATGCCTACGAACTCTTTGCCAAGGGCTATGAAGATTACCTGCAGTCCCCACTCCAG CCACTGATGGATAACCTGGAATCTCAGACATATGAAGTGTTCGAAAAGGACCCCATCAAATACTCTCAGTACCAGCAG GCCATCTATAAATGTCTGTTAGATCGAGTGCCAGAGGAAGAGAAGGACACCAACATCCA AGTGCTGATGGTGCTGGGAGCAGGCCGGGGGCCCCTGGTGAATGCGTCCCTGCGGGCCGCCAAGCAAGCTGACCGGCGGATAAAGCTGTACGCTGTGGAGAAGAACCCAAATGCTGTGGTGAC GCTGGAGAACTGGCAGTTTGAAGAATGGGGAAGCCAGGTGACAGTAGTCTCATCGGACATGCGGGAGTGGGTGGCTCCAGAGAAAGCAGATATCATCGTCAGTGAGCTTCTGGGGTCCTTTGCTGACAATGAACTGTCACCTGAGTGCCTGGATGGAGCCCAGCACTTCCTCAAAG ATGATGGTGTGAGCATCCCTGGGGAGTACACCTCCTTTCTAgctcccatctcctcctccaagcTATACAATGAGGTCCGAGCCTGTCGGGAAAAGGACCGTGACCCTGAG GCCCAGTTTGAGATGCCTTATGTGGTACGACTGCACAATTTCCACCAGCTGTCTGCGCCCCAGCCCTGTTTTACCTTCAGCCATCCTAACAGAG ATCCTATGATTGACAACAATCGCTACTGTACCTTGGAGTTTCCTGTGGAGGTGAACACAGTGCTGCATGGTTTTGCAGGCTACTTTGAGACTGTGCTTTATCAGGACATCACTCTGA GTATCCGTCCAGAGACTCACTCTCCTGGGATGTTTTCATGGTTTCCCATCCTCTTCCCCATTAAG CAGCCCATTACTGTGCGTGAAGGCCAGACCATCTGTGTGCGTTTCTGGAGATGCAGCAATTCTAAGAAGGTGTGGTATGAGTGGGCTGTGACAGCACCGGTCTGCTCTGCTATTCACAACCCCACAGGCCGCTCTTACACCATCGGCCTCTAG
- the PRMT5 gene encoding protein arginine N-methyltransferase 5 isoform X2: protein MRGPNSGTARGRPVIPERQGFDFLCMPVFHPRFKREFTQEPAKSRPGPQTRSDLLLSGRDWNTLIVGKLSPWIRPDSKVEKIRRNSEAAMLQELNFGAYLGLPAFLLPLNQEDNTNLARVLTNHIHTGHHSSMFWMRVPLVAPEDLRDDIIENAPTSHTAEYSGEEKTWMWWHNFRTLCDYSKRIAVALEIGADLPSNHVIDRWLGEPIKAAILPTSIFLTNKKGFPVLSKMHQRLIFRLLKLEVQFIITGTNHHSEKEFCSYLQYLEYLSQNRPPPNAYELFAKGYEDYLQSPLQPLMDNLESQTYEVFEKDPIKYSQYQQAIYKCLLDRVPEEEKDTNIQVLMVLGAGRGPLVNASLRAAKQADRRIKLYAVEKNPNAVVTLENWQFEEWGSQVTVVSSDMREWVAPEKADIIVSELLGSFADNELSPECLDGAQHFLKDDGVSIPGEYTSFLAPISSSKLYNEVRACREKDRDPEAQFEMPYVVRLHNFHQLSAPQPCFTFSHPNRDPMIDNNRYCTLEFPVEVNTVLHGFAGYFETVLYQDITLSIRPETHSPGMFSWFPILFPIKQPITVREGQTICVRFWRCSNSKKVWYEWAVTAPVCSAIHNPTGRSYTIGL, encoded by the exons ATGCGGGGTCCGAACTCGGGGACCGCAAGGGGCAGACCAGTCATCCCCgagaggcaggg GTTTGATTTCCTCTGCATGCCTGTGTTCCATCCGCGTTTCAAGAGGGAATTCACTCAGGAACCTGCTAAGAGTCGGCCGGGCCCCCAGACACGATCAGACCTACTGCTGTCAGGAAGGG ACTGGAATACACTAATTGTGGGAAAGCTTTCTCCATGGATTCGTCCAGACTCAAAAGTGGAGAAGATACGCAGGAACTCTGAGGCG GCTATGTTACAGGAGCTGAATTTTGGGGCATATTTGGGTCTTCCAGCTTTCTTGCTGCCCCTAAATCAGGAAGATAACACAAACTTGGCAAGAGTTTTGACCAATCACATCCACACTGGCCACCACTCCTCCATG TTCTGGATGCGGGTGCCATTGGTGGCACCAGAGGACCTGAGAGATGATATAATTGAGAACGCACCGACTTCACACACAGCGGAGTACAGTGGAGAGGAGAAGACATGGATGTG GTGGCACAACTTCCGGACCTTGTGTGATTATAGCAAGAGGATTGCAGTGG CTCTTGAAATTGGTGCTGACCTCCCATCTAATCATGTCATTGATCGTTGGCTTGGGGAGCCCATCAAAGCAGCCATTCTCCCCACCAGCATTTTCCTGACCAATAAGAAGGGATTTCCTGTTCTTTCTAAGATGCACCAGAGGCTGATCTTCCGACTTCTCAAG TTGGAGGTACAGTTCATCATCACAGGCACCAACCACCACTCAGAGAAGGAGTTCTGCTCCTACCTCCAATACTTGGAATACCTGAGCCAGAACCGACCTCCACCCAATGCCTACGAACTCTTTGCCAAGGGCTATGAAGATTACCTGCAGTCCCCACTCCAG CCACTGATGGATAACCTGGAATCTCAGACATATGAAGTGTTCGAAAAGGACCCCATCAAATACTCTCAGTACCAGCAG GCCATCTATAAATGTCTGTTAGATCGAGTGCCAGAGGAAGAGAAGGACACCAACATCCA AGTGCTGATGGTGCTGGGAGCAGGCCGGGGGCCCCTGGTGAATGCGTCCCTGCGGGCCGCCAAGCAAGCTGACCGGCGGATAAAGCTGTACGCTGTGGAGAAGAACCCAAATGCTGTGGTGAC GCTGGAGAACTGGCAGTTTGAAGAATGGGGAAGCCAGGTGACAGTAGTCTCATCGGACATGCGGGAGTGGGTGGCTCCAGAGAAAGCAGATATCATCGTCAGTGAGCTTCTGGGGTCCTTTGCTGACAATGAACTGTCACCTGAGTGCCTGGATGGAGCCCAGCACTTCCTCAAAG ATGATGGTGTGAGCATCCCTGGGGAGTACACCTCCTTTCTAgctcccatctcctcctccaagcTATACAATGAGGTCCGAGCCTGTCGGGAAAAGGACCGTGACCCTGAG GCCCAGTTTGAGATGCCTTATGTGGTACGACTGCACAATTTCCACCAGCTGTCTGCGCCCCAGCCCTGTTTTACCTTCAGCCATCCTAACAGAG ATCCTATGATTGACAACAATCGCTACTGTACCTTGGAGTTTCCTGTGGAGGTGAACACAGTGCTGCATGGTTTTGCAGGCTACTTTGAGACTGTGCTTTATCAGGACATCACTCTGA GTATCCGTCCAGAGACTCACTCTCCTGGGATGTTTTCATGGTTTCCCATCCTCTTCCCCATTAAG CAGCCCATTACTGTGCGTGAAGGCCAGACCATCTGTGTGCGTTTCTGGAGATGCAGCAATTCTAAGAAGGTGTGGTATGAGTGGGCTGTGACAGCACCGGTCTGCTCTGCTATTCACAACCCCACAGGCCGCTCTTACACCATCGGCCTCTAG
- the PRMT5 gene encoding protein arginine N-methyltransferase 5 isoform X3 yields MPVFHPRFKREFTQEPAKSRPGPQTRSDLLLSGRDWNTLIVGKLSPWIRPDSKVEKIRRNSEAAMLQELNFGAYLGLPAFLLPLNQEDNTNLARVLTNHIHTGHHSSMFWMRVPLVAPEDLRDDIIENAPTSHTAEYSGEEKTWMWWHNFRTLCDYSKRIAVALEIGADLPSNHVIDRWLGEPIKAAILPTSIFLTNKKGFPVLSKMHQRLIFRLLKLEVQFIITGTNHHSEKEFCSYLQYLEYLSQNRPPPNAYELFAKGYEDYLQSPLQPLMDNLESQTYEVFEKDPIKYSQYQQAIYKCLLDRVPEEEKDTNIQVLMVLGAGRGPLVNASLRAAKQADRRIKLYAVEKNPNAVVTLENWQFEEWGSQVTVVSSDMREWVAPEKADIIVSELLGSFADNELSPECLDGAQHFLKDDGVSIPGEYTSFLAPISSSKLYNEVRACREKDRDPEAQFEMPYVVRLHNFHQLSAPQPCFTFSHPNRDPMIDNNRYCTLEFPVEVNTVLHGFAGYFETVLYQDITLSIRPETHSPGMFSWFPILFPIKQPITVREGQTICVRFWRCSNSKKVWYEWAVTAPVCSAIHNPTGRSYTIGL; encoded by the exons ATGCCTGTGTTCCATCCGCGTTTCAAGAGGGAATTCACTCAGGAACCTGCTAAGAGTCGGCCGGGCCCCCAGACACGATCAGACCTACTGCTGTCAGGAAGGG ACTGGAATACACTAATTGTGGGAAAGCTTTCTCCATGGATTCGTCCAGACTCAAAAGTGGAGAAGATACGCAGGAACTCTGAGGCG GCTATGTTACAGGAGCTGAATTTTGGGGCATATTTGGGTCTTCCAGCTTTCTTGCTGCCCCTAAATCAGGAAGATAACACAAACTTGGCAAGAGTTTTGACCAATCACATCCACACTGGCCACCACTCCTCCATG TTCTGGATGCGGGTGCCATTGGTGGCACCAGAGGACCTGAGAGATGATATAATTGAGAACGCACCGACTTCACACACAGCGGAGTACAGTGGAGAGGAGAAGACATGGATGTG GTGGCACAACTTCCGGACCTTGTGTGATTATAGCAAGAGGATTGCAGTGG CTCTTGAAATTGGTGCTGACCTCCCATCTAATCATGTCATTGATCGTTGGCTTGGGGAGCCCATCAAAGCAGCCATTCTCCCCACCAGCATTTTCCTGACCAATAAGAAGGGATTTCCTGTTCTTTCTAAGATGCACCAGAGGCTGATCTTCCGACTTCTCAAG TTGGAGGTACAGTTCATCATCACAGGCACCAACCACCACTCAGAGAAGGAGTTCTGCTCCTACCTCCAATACTTGGAATACCTGAGCCAGAACCGACCTCCACCCAATGCCTACGAACTCTTTGCCAAGGGCTATGAAGATTACCTGCAGTCCCCACTCCAG CCACTGATGGATAACCTGGAATCTCAGACATATGAAGTGTTCGAAAAGGACCCCATCAAATACTCTCAGTACCAGCAG GCCATCTATAAATGTCTGTTAGATCGAGTGCCAGAGGAAGAGAAGGACACCAACATCCA AGTGCTGATGGTGCTGGGAGCAGGCCGGGGGCCCCTGGTGAATGCGTCCCTGCGGGCCGCCAAGCAAGCTGACCGGCGGATAAAGCTGTACGCTGTGGAGAAGAACCCAAATGCTGTGGTGAC GCTGGAGAACTGGCAGTTTGAAGAATGGGGAAGCCAGGTGACAGTAGTCTCATCGGACATGCGGGAGTGGGTGGCTCCAGAGAAAGCAGATATCATCGTCAGTGAGCTTCTGGGGTCCTTTGCTGACAATGAACTGTCACCTGAGTGCCTGGATGGAGCCCAGCACTTCCTCAAAG ATGATGGTGTGAGCATCCCTGGGGAGTACACCTCCTTTCTAgctcccatctcctcctccaagcTATACAATGAGGTCCGAGCCTGTCGGGAAAAGGACCGTGACCCTGAG GCCCAGTTTGAGATGCCTTATGTGGTACGACTGCACAATTTCCACCAGCTGTCTGCGCCCCAGCCCTGTTTTACCTTCAGCCATCCTAACAGAG ATCCTATGATTGACAACAATCGCTACTGTACCTTGGAGTTTCCTGTGGAGGTGAACACAGTGCTGCATGGTTTTGCAGGCTACTTTGAGACTGTGCTTTATCAGGACATCACTCTGA GTATCCGTCCAGAGACTCACTCTCCTGGGATGTTTTCATGGTTTCCCATCCTCTTCCCCATTAAG CAGCCCATTACTGTGCGTGAAGGCCAGACCATCTGTGTGCGTTTCTGGAGATGCAGCAATTCTAAGAAGGTGTGGTATGAGTGGGCTGTGACAGCACCGGTCTGCTCTGCTATTCACAACCCCACAGGCCGCTCTTACACCATCGGCCTCTAG
- the PRMT5 gene encoding protein arginine N-methyltransferase 5 isoform X4: MLQELNFGAYLGLPAFLLPLNQEDNTNLARVLTNHIHTGHHSSMFWMRVPLVAPEDLRDDIIENAPTSHTAEYSGEEKTWMWWHNFRTLCDYSKRIAVALEIGADLPSNHVIDRWLGEPIKAAILPTSIFLTNKKGFPVLSKMHQRLIFRLLKLEVQFIITGTNHHSEKEFCSYLQYLEYLSQNRPPPNAYELFAKGYEDYLQSPLQPLMDNLESQTYEVFEKDPIKYSQYQQAIYKCLLDRVPEEEKDTNIQVLMVLGAGRGPLVNASLRAAKQADRRIKLYAVEKNPNAVVTLENWQFEEWGSQVTVVSSDMREWVAPEKADIIVSELLGSFADNELSPECLDGAQHFLKDDGVSIPGEYTSFLAPISSSKLYNEVRACREKDRDPEAQFEMPYVVRLHNFHQLSAPQPCFTFSHPNRDPMIDNNRYCTLEFPVEVNTVLHGFAGYFETVLYQDITLSIRPETHSPGMFSWFPILFPIKQPITVREGQTICVRFWRCSNSKKVWYEWAVTAPVCSAIHNPTGRSYTIGL; this comes from the exons ATGTTACAGGAGCTGAATTTTGGGGCATATTTGGGTCTTCCAGCTTTCTTGCTGCCCCTAAATCAGGAAGATAACACAAACTTGGCAAGAGTTTTGACCAATCACATCCACACTGGCCACCACTCCTCCATG TTCTGGATGCGGGTGCCATTGGTGGCACCAGAGGACCTGAGAGATGATATAATTGAGAACGCACCGACTTCACACACAGCGGAGTACAGTGGAGAGGAGAAGACATGGATGTG GTGGCACAACTTCCGGACCTTGTGTGATTATAGCAAGAGGATTGCAGTGG CTCTTGAAATTGGTGCTGACCTCCCATCTAATCATGTCATTGATCGTTGGCTTGGGGAGCCCATCAAAGCAGCCATTCTCCCCACCAGCATTTTCCTGACCAATAAGAAGGGATTTCCTGTTCTTTCTAAGATGCACCAGAGGCTGATCTTCCGACTTCTCAAG TTGGAGGTACAGTTCATCATCACAGGCACCAACCACCACTCAGAGAAGGAGTTCTGCTCCTACCTCCAATACTTGGAATACCTGAGCCAGAACCGACCTCCACCCAATGCCTACGAACTCTTTGCCAAGGGCTATGAAGATTACCTGCAGTCCCCACTCCAG CCACTGATGGATAACCTGGAATCTCAGACATATGAAGTGTTCGAAAAGGACCCCATCAAATACTCTCAGTACCAGCAG GCCATCTATAAATGTCTGTTAGATCGAGTGCCAGAGGAAGAGAAGGACACCAACATCCA AGTGCTGATGGTGCTGGGAGCAGGCCGGGGGCCCCTGGTGAATGCGTCCCTGCGGGCCGCCAAGCAAGCTGACCGGCGGATAAAGCTGTACGCTGTGGAGAAGAACCCAAATGCTGTGGTGAC GCTGGAGAACTGGCAGTTTGAAGAATGGGGAAGCCAGGTGACAGTAGTCTCATCGGACATGCGGGAGTGGGTGGCTCCAGAGAAAGCAGATATCATCGTCAGTGAGCTTCTGGGGTCCTTTGCTGACAATGAACTGTCACCTGAGTGCCTGGATGGAGCCCAGCACTTCCTCAAAG ATGATGGTGTGAGCATCCCTGGGGAGTACACCTCCTTTCTAgctcccatctcctcctccaagcTATACAATGAGGTCCGAGCCTGTCGGGAAAAGGACCGTGACCCTGAG GCCCAGTTTGAGATGCCTTATGTGGTACGACTGCACAATTTCCACCAGCTGTCTGCGCCCCAGCCCTGTTTTACCTTCAGCCATCCTAACAGAG ATCCTATGATTGACAACAATCGCTACTGTACCTTGGAGTTTCCTGTGGAGGTGAACACAGTGCTGCATGGTTTTGCAGGCTACTTTGAGACTGTGCTTTATCAGGACATCACTCTGA GTATCCGTCCAGAGACTCACTCTCCTGGGATGTTTTCATGGTTTCCCATCCTCTTCCCCATTAAG CAGCCCATTACTGTGCGTGAAGGCCAGACCATCTGTGTGCGTTTCTGGAGATGCAGCAATTCTAAGAAGGTGTGGTATGAGTGGGCTGTGACAGCACCGGTCTGCTCTGCTATTCACAACCCCACAGGCCGCTCTTACACCATCGGCCTCTAG